In Actinobacillus indolicus, a single genomic region encodes these proteins:
- a CDS encoding ABC transporter substrate-binding protein: MKTVRQAVRFCGFFAIFLANLPAYASPKIPQPLLKDSLVYCTSASGFSFNPQKADAGSNMNVVTEQIYDKLIEFDPVQNRLKPALAERFEVSEDGLTITFYLRKKVSFHHTKWFTPTRYLTSEDVLFSLNRVLGKVDELPELNQEVTQKIRHPMTADRAHFSYFESIDLRNKIATVSAPSAHMVKIKLSEPDSSILAHLASQYAVILSKEYALQLNADENLMQLDILPVGTGVYQLENYVQNDFVRLQPNPRYWGEKANIGNMVVDFSTSGTGRMAKFMNKECDISAFPEPSQIASLKKEQGYVVETAGANLAFLAFNFQKDKIKDPALRQKIAQSIDRERLARILFYGVADIPQNVLPKALYQEANPTSYPYQPDIRKKNAESDRLILWVIDEKRVYNLHPLKMAEYIRSELGKVEIEIDVRQVSRAYLIQQLEKGTADYDLILSGWLANNFDPDSFLSSILSCRLKDAVTNLSNWCSLEFDELLNQAEKESDPNLRLPYYRQIQALLEERLPLFPLLNVKRLLVVNNAVENVKISPFGQVELSKIKVK, from the coding sequence ATGAAAACAGTTCGACAAGCGGTCAGATTCTGTGGTTTTTTTGCAATTTTTTTAGCAAATCTACCCGCTTACGCATCGCCTAAAATTCCACAGCCGTTATTGAAAGACAGTTTAGTTTACTGTACGAGCGCTTCAGGTTTTTCCTTTAATCCACAAAAAGCGGATGCAGGCTCCAATATGAATGTCGTGACGGAACAGATTTATGACAAATTAATTGAGTTTGATCCTGTGCAGAATCGCTTAAAACCTGCATTGGCAGAACGTTTTGAAGTGAGCGAAGATGGTTTAACAATTACGTTTTATTTACGGAAGAAAGTTTCTTTTCACCATACTAAATGGTTTACGCCAACCCGTTATTTAACCAGTGAAGATGTACTGTTTTCATTAAATCGAGTATTAGGAAAAGTTGATGAACTTCCCGAGTTAAATCAAGAAGTTACACAAAAAATTCGTCATCCTATGACTGCAGATCGTGCGCATTTCTCTTATTTTGAAAGTATTGATTTAAGAAATAAAATTGCTACGGTTTCTGCACCGTCGGCTCACATGGTAAAAATCAAACTATCTGAGCCTGATAGTTCTATTCTGGCGCATTTGGCTAGTCAATATGCGGTGATTTTATCTAAAGAGTATGCGTTACAGTTAAATGCCGATGAAAATTTGATGCAACTGGATATTTTGCCTGTGGGAACAGGGGTATATCAGTTAGAAAATTATGTGCAAAATGATTTTGTCCGCTTACAGCCGAATCCACGTTATTGGGGTGAAAAAGCCAATATTGGCAATATGGTTGTTGATTTTTCTACGTCGGGCACAGGGCGTATGGCGAAATTTATGAATAAAGAGTGTGATATTTCGGCATTTCCTGAACCTAGTCAAATCGCTTCACTAAAAAAAGAGCAAGGCTATGTCGTTGAAACAGCAGGGGCCAATTTAGCCTTTTTAGCCTTTAATTTTCAGAAGGATAAAATCAAAGATCCTGCGTTACGGCAGAAAATTGCACAGAGCATTGACCGTGAACGTCTTGCTCGAATTCTATTTTATGGAGTTGCAGATATACCACAAAATGTGTTACCGAAAGCATTATACCAAGAAGCGAATCCAACAAGTTATCCTTATCAGCCGGATATTCGTAAAAAAAATGCAGAATCTGACCGCTTGATCCTATGGGTGATTGATGAGAAACGGGTTTACAATTTACATCCGTTAAAAATGGCGGAATACATTCGCTCAGAATTAGGAAAAGTGGAGATTGAGATTGATGTGAGACAGGTCAGTCGGGCTTATTTGATTCAACAGTTGGAGAAAGGAACGGCAGACTATGACTTAATTTTAAGTGGATGGTTGGCGAATAACTTTGACCCCGATAGTTTTCTTTCTTCTATTTTGAGCTGTCGCCTTAAAGATGCAGTGACGAATTTGTCAAACTGGTGTAGTTTGGAATTTGATGAATTATTAAATCAAGCAGAAAAAGAGAGTGATCCTAACTTGCGTTTGCCTTATTATCGGCAGATTCAAGCGTTACTCGAAGAGCGTTTACCTTTATTTCCGTTGTTGAATGTCAAGCGGTTACTGGTAGTGAACAATGCCGTAGAAAATGTCAAAATCAGTCCTTTTGGGCAAGTAGAATTATCTAAAATTAAGGTGAAATAA
- a CDS encoding sigma 54-interacting transcriptional regulator: MANQNSDFDHILTKSAKMKAVIEQAKKFATLNMPLLIQGETGTGKDLFAKACHQFSFRRDQKFIAVNCAGLPAEEAESEMFGHHGGDRTHVGFFEYAHGGTVLLDSISELSLEMQGKLLRFLNDGSFRRVGEDKEIQVDVRVICTSQKPLNILVGEGKIREDLYHRLNVLTLNLPPLRERQGDLTLLADYFITQISQQLGIRKPSYDEQFIKALQGYHWPGNLRELYNAIYRACSLAQDHLRAVDLNLPEEVVNHFEITHLEQGSLEELVNRFEASLLRKFYAEYPSTRKLAQRLGVSHTAIANKLRTYGIGK, from the coding sequence ATGGCAAATCAAAATAGCGATTTCGATCATATTTTGACAAAAAGTGCCAAAATGAAGGCTGTAATTGAACAAGCGAAGAAGTTTGCTACCTTAAATATGCCTTTACTTATTCAGGGGGAAACGGGGACTGGAAAGGATCTGTTTGCCAAAGCGTGCCATCAGTTCAGTTTCCGCCGAGATCAAAAATTTATTGCGGTGAACTGTGCAGGACTTCCAGCAGAAGAAGCCGAGAGTGAAATGTTTGGGCACCATGGTGGTGATCGTACTCATGTGGGCTTTTTTGAGTATGCCCATGGGGGAACAGTCTTACTTGATTCTATTTCTGAATTATCGCTTGAAATGCAAGGGAAATTACTGCGTTTTCTCAATGATGGCTCTTTTAGACGTGTTGGAGAAGATAAAGAAATTCAAGTAGATGTTCGGGTCATTTGCACCTCACAGAAACCGTTGAATATATTAGTTGGGGAAGGAAAGATTCGAGAAGATCTCTATCATCGTTTAAATGTATTAACCCTGAATTTACCGCCTTTAAGGGAACGACAAGGCGATTTAACCTTATTGGCTGATTATTTTATTACGCAAATTAGCCAGCAATTAGGGATTCGTAAACCGAGCTATGATGAGCAATTTATTAAAGCATTGCAAGGTTATCATTGGCCAGGCAATTTACGTGAATTATATAATGCCATTTATCGAGCTTGCTCTTTGGCGCAAGATCATTTACGTGCGGTCGATTTAAACTTACCAGAAGAAGTGGTCAATCATTTTGAAATTACGCATTTAGAACAAGGCTCACTAGAAGAATTGGTGAATCGTTTTGAAGCTTCATTGTTACGTAAGTTTTATGCGGAATATCCAAGTACTCGTAAACTCGCACAACGTTTAGGGGTTTCTCATACTGCGATTGCCAATAAACTACGCACTTATGGGATTGGTAAGTAA
- the queF gene encoding NADPH-dependent 7-cyano-7-deazaguanine reductase QueF (Catalyzes the NADPH-dependent reduction of 7-cyano-7-deazaguanine (preQ0) to 7-aminomethyl-7-deazaguanine (preQ1) in queuosine biosynthesis) has protein sequence MNYNDESLSGLTLGQKTEYKSEYDPNLLQAVPRRLNRDSLGITVEQPFTIGADIWTLYELSWLNPQGVPQVAIADVSIDFRSENLIESKSFKLYLNSFNQTRFASLEEVQQRIQADLTKCASGQISVKIYKLSDFTQQPIVDFAGECIDEQDIHIDSYQFSTEALQNIASGEVVEERLVSHLLKSNCLITSQPDWGSVQIHYVGKRLDREKLLRYIVSFREHNEFHEQCVERIFCDLMQFAKPEKLTVYARYTRRGGLDINPFRSNFESLPENQRMARQ, from the coding sequence ATGAACTACAATGATGAGAGTCTTTCAGGCTTAACACTTGGGCAAAAAACAGAATACAAAAGCGAATATGATCCCAATTTATTACAAGCAGTTCCTCGTCGTTTAAACCGTGATAGCTTAGGCATTACAGTGGAACAACCCTTTACGATAGGGGCAGATATTTGGACGCTCTATGAGCTTTCATGGCTAAATCCACAAGGCGTTCCCCAAGTTGCTATTGCTGATGTGTCTATTGATTTTCGCAGTGAAAACTTAATTGAATCCAAAAGTTTTAAGCTCTATTTAAATAGCTTTAATCAAACCCGATTTGCCTCTTTAGAAGAGGTTCAACAGCGCATCCAAGCGGATTTAACAAAATGTGCAAGCGGTCAGATCAGCGTGAAAATTTACAAATTATCAGATTTTACACAGCAACCTATTGTTGATTTTGCGGGCGAATGTATTGATGAACAAGATATTCATATTGATAGCTATCAATTTTCGACTGAAGCTTTGCAAAATATTGCAAGCGGGGAAGTGGTTGAAGAAAGATTGGTCAGCCACCTTTTGAAGTCAAATTGTTTGATTACATCTCAACCAGACTGGGGAAGTGTACAGATTCATTATGTCGGCAAGCGGTTAGATCGAGAGAAACTTTTACGCTATATCGTGTCATTCCGTGAGCATAACGAGTTTCATGAACAATGTGTGGAGCGGATTTTCTGTGACTTAATGCAGTTTGCGAAACCTGAGAAATTAACTGTATATGCACGTTATACCCGCCGTGGTGGGCTAGATATTAATCCGTTCCGTTCTAATTTTGAATCGCTACCTGAAAATCAAAGAATGGCTCGTCAGTAA
- a CDS encoding ABC transporter permease, producing the protein MLLSVIRKLFLVIISLMILSCISYLILLRNPHYSFIEQGVSGYWLYLQQLLDGNLGLSEMTGEPLTKLILSVFPATISLCLSALVLSLVLGIPLGFLSAVQHKNIVGKLLGTLGSLSLAVPVFWLAIVLLAYASSHDWAISAVGELHPIYHVPSITGVKTLDIFLSDSPYKLKMIQSALHHLALPTLVLAVPATLEMMRITKLRTEYVLKQNYVKVARTRGWSPMRIWWVHVLRNTLPPLIPMIARNMTLIFAFAMLIENVVSWGGVGRWMINALALKDYHAISAGVMAIGIFVLSVDLLASLLTGLLDPSQKKDWYTNQ; encoded by the coding sequence ATGTTGCTTTCTGTGATTCGTAAGCTATTTTTGGTCATTATTTCCTTGATGATTCTTTCCTGTATTAGCTATCTGATTTTGTTAAGAAATCCCCATTATTCCTTTATTGAGCAAGGTGTTTCGGGCTACTGGCTCTATCTTCAACAGCTTCTAGATGGAAATTTGGGGTTGAGTGAAATGACAGGTGAGCCATTAACTAAACTGATTTTAAGCGTGTTCCCTGCGACGATTTCTCTCTGTTTGTCGGCTTTGGTATTATCGTTGGTTTTAGGTATTCCATTAGGTTTTTTATCGGCGGTTCAGCATAAAAATATTGTCGGTAAATTACTTGGCACTTTGGGTTCACTAAGTCTTGCTGTGCCAGTCTTCTGGCTAGCGATTGTCCTACTTGCTTATGCATCTAGTCATGATTGGGCAATTTCTGCGGTGGGAGAATTGCATCCGATTTATCATGTGCCTTCAATTACAGGGGTGAAGACCTTAGATATCTTCTTATCGGACTCGCCTTATAAGTTAAAAATGATACAAAGTGCTTTACATCATCTCGCTTTACCAACGTTAGTTTTAGCCGTGCCTGCAACCCTTGAAATGATGCGAATCACAAAATTGCGGACGGAATATGTGTTAAAGCAGAATTATGTGAAAGTCGCGAGAACAAGGGGCTGGTCACCGATGAGAATCTGGTGGGTACACGTGTTAAGAAATACATTACCACCCTTGATTCCGATGATTGCTCGTAATATGACGCTGATTTTTGCTTTCGCTATGCTGATTGAAAATGTGGTGAGCTGGGGCGGCGTTGGGCGTTGGATGATCAACGCTCTTGCGTTGAAGGATTATCATGCCATTTCTGCTGGCGTGATGGCGATTGGGATTTTTGTTTTAAGTGTCGATTTATTGGCAAGTTTATTGACGGGCTTGCTTGACCCATCTCAGAAAAAAGATTGGTACACCAATCAATAA
- a CDS encoding phosphoethanolamine transferase codes for MNTSKLIATLTSLSLAILASYLMLLGSGFFPTPEISNILLLTFVILLANVSKKAFYYLFFPIATLYALYTPVGLTFGPPSYQYVASVFATDIQEGKEFFSQIPFMNFVACFTIFIALIAFRWITQKWQIQFHRNKTLLVLGIALVFASTPPFKFLQESVESTLEVKTELDRLNSMTIESQWGTSHLTADSRYDDYILVIGESARKDYHHAYGYPAENTPFMSSANGVLIDGLTAGGTNTIASLKLMLTKPNIEKWEGDYGLSMVDLVKSAGIKTYWLSNQGYIGTFDTPVSSLANKSEEKFFLKSGDSFNQNISDFDLLPKFEQIIEQKATGKRFIVVHLYGSHPISCDRLTDYPKMFDDEKIGKKYANVNCYVSSIKKTDEVLKRLYEALRKNQQQSNRLFSMVYFADHGLAHDMSKEEIAIHNSSGKSKLHFDIPLFKISSDDTERKAYKAMKSGLNFTDGIAKWIGISNPKLNAEADLFSPTPDKDDYGLKKLIESFDAKVDPAVPIP; via the coding sequence ATGAATACATCTAAACTTATTGCGACATTAACTAGTCTGAGCTTAGCCATTTTAGCTAGCTATTTAATGCTACTCGGTTCAGGCTTTTTTCCAACGCCTGAAATCAGTAATATTCTTTTATTAACCTTTGTTATCCTATTGGCAAATGTCTCTAAGAAGGCGTTTTATTATCTCTTTTTCCCGATTGCCACTTTATACGCCTTATACACGCCCGTTGGCTTAACGTTCGGGCCGCCTTCTTATCAATATGTTGCCTCTGTTTTTGCAACAGATATTCAAGAAGGCAAAGAGTTCTTTAGCCAAATTCCATTCATGAACTTTGTGGCTTGTTTTACGATTTTTATTGCACTTATTGCATTTCGTTGGATAACGCAAAAATGGCAAATTCAATTTCATCGCAATAAAACCTTACTTGTGCTGGGTATCGCATTAGTGTTTGCATCTACTCCACCCTTTAAATTTTTACAAGAAAGTGTGGAATCTACCCTAGAAGTCAAAACGGAACTTGATAGGCTAAACAGCATGACGATTGAAAGCCAATGGGGAACATCACACCTCACGGCAGACAGTCGCTATGATGATTATATTCTTGTCATCGGCGAAAGTGCCCGTAAAGATTACCATCATGCCTATGGCTACCCTGCGGAAAATACGCCATTTATGAGTAGCGCAAATGGAGTCTTAATTGACGGCTTAACGGCGGGCGGAACAAATACCATTGCTTCACTCAAATTAATGCTCACCAAACCTAACATAGAAAAATGGGAAGGCGACTATGGATTAAGTATGGTCGATCTGGTGAAATCCGCTGGAATCAAAACCTACTGGCTCTCTAACCAAGGCTACATCGGGACCTTTGATACCCCTGTTTCATCCCTTGCCAATAAGAGTGAAGAAAAATTCTTCTTAAAATCAGGGGATTCTTTTAACCAAAATATCAGTGATTTTGATTTATTACCAAAGTTTGAACAAATCATTGAACAAAAGGCTACGGGAAAACGTTTTATTGTCGTGCATTTATACGGCTCTCACCCGATCAGCTGTGATCGCTTAACGGACTATCCAAAAATGTTCGATGATGAAAAAATCGGTAAAAAATATGCAAACGTAAACTGCTATGTTTCTTCTATTAAGAAAACAGACGAAGTCTTAAAACGCTTATATGAAGCACTTCGTAAAAATCAGCAACAATCTAACCGCTTGTTCTCCATGGTTTACTTTGCTGACCACGGTTTAGCCCATGATATGAGTAAAGAGGAAATTGCTATTCATAACAGCAGTGGAAAAAGCAAACTTCACTTCGATATTCCCCTATTTAAAATATCAAGCGATGACACTGAAAGAAAAGCGTATAAAGCGATGAAATCGGGCTTAAACTTCACAGATGGCATTGCAAAATGGATAGGGATCAGTAATCCTAAATTAAATGCCGAAGCCGATTTATTTAGCCCAACGCCAGACAAAGACGATTATGGGTTGAAAAAATTAATTGAGAGCTTTGATGCGAAAGTCGATCCGGCTGTGCCAATTCCATAA
- a CDS encoding D-alanyl-D-alanine carboxypeptidase family protein, with protein sequence MLKKLFPYLFCLPAFAMAQSYVVYDFTHDRVLESRAPNNVQPIASVTKLMTAIIFLENNENKNCAVAISSEDADYIKGTGTKLPKNTPIACKELLTAMLVHSDNYAAHALARATGMSKAQFIQKMNQKAQQLGMRSTRFHDSSGLSSLNISSAIDLVKLTKYSLNYPQIHTLSNTRAAYIKAGHRNVFVQNTNRLVREEIFDAAVNKTGYIRESGYNLVFVNKHHCNNAMIGVISLNNQSSAARSNFTKHKLEQYGCSAINHDEYHGYDDEDDS encoded by the coding sequence ATGTTAAAAAAATTATTTCCTTATTTATTTTGTTTGCCAGCATTTGCCATGGCTCAATCTTATGTCGTCTATGACTTTACACACGATAGAGTGTTAGAAAGTCGTGCGCCAAATAATGTTCAACCGATTGCCTCTGTGACGAAACTGATGACGGCAATTATCTTTTTAGAGAATAATGAGAACAAAAATTGTGCTGTCGCTATTTCTAGTGAAGATGCTGATTATATAAAAGGGACTGGAACGAAGTTGCCTAAGAATACGCCGATTGCGTGTAAGGAATTATTAACGGCAATGTTAGTACATTCAGATAACTATGCTGCCCATGCTTTAGCAAGAGCAACAGGGATGAGCAAAGCGCAATTTATTCAAAAAATGAATCAAAAAGCGCAACAGTTAGGAATGCGTTCCACCCGTTTTCATGACAGTTCTGGCTTGTCGAGTCTGAATATTTCAAGTGCGATTGATTTAGTCAAATTAACAAAATATTCATTAAATTATCCGCAAATTCATACCTTATCCAATACGCGAGCGGCCTATATTAAGGCTGGACATCGTAATGTATTTGTTCAAAATACCAATAGATTAGTGCGTGAAGAGATCTTTGATGCGGCCGTTAATAAAACCGGCTATATCCGTGAGTCGGGCTATAATTTGGTCTTTGTAAATAAACATCACTGCAATAATGCCATGATTGGTGTGATTAGTTTGAATAATCAGAGTTCGGCAGCGCGTTCTAATTTCACTAAACATAAGTTAGAACAATATGGATGTTCAGCGATAAACCATGACGAGTATCATGGTTATGATGATGAAGATGATAGCTAA
- the pyrH gene encoding UMP kinase, translated as MSNPIYKRILLKLSGEALQGDEGFGIDPSILDRMALEIKELLAMGVEVGVVLGGGNLFRGAKLAKAGMNRVVGDHMGMLATVMNGLAMRDALHRADVNAKLMSAFQLNGICDTYNWSEAIKMLREKRVVIFSAGTGSPFFTTDSAACLRGIEIEADVVLKATKVDGVYDKDPAKYADAKLYQNLTYAEVIDKELQVMDLAAFTLARDHGMPIRVFNMGKPGALKEVVTGTAEGTTIS; from the coding sequence ATGAGCAATCCAATTTATAAACGTATTTTGTTAAAGTTAAGTGGTGAAGCATTACAAGGTGATGAAGGCTTTGGTATCGACCCTTCTATCTTAGATAGAATGGCATTAGAAATCAAAGAGTTACTTGCAATGGGCGTCGAAGTTGGCGTGGTACTTGGTGGCGGTAACTTATTCCGTGGTGCAAAATTAGCTAAAGCAGGAATGAACCGTGTTGTTGGCGATCACATGGGGATGTTAGCGACTGTCATGAACGGTTTAGCAATGCGTGATGCGTTACATCGTGCGGATGTGAATGCAAAATTAATGTCAGCGTTCCAATTAAACGGGATTTGCGATACCTATAACTGGTCAGAAGCGATTAAAATGTTACGTGAAAAACGTGTGGTTATTTTCTCTGCGGGTACAGGTAGCCCATTCTTTACTACGGATTCAGCAGCTTGCTTACGTGGTATCGAAATCGAAGCCGATGTTGTGTTGAAAGCAACAAAAGTTGATGGCGTGTATGATAAAGATCCAGCGAAATATGCAGATGCAAAACTGTATCAAAATCTCACTTACGCAGAAGTGATTGATAAAGAGTTACAAGTAATGGACTTAGCGGCATTTACTCTTGCTCGTGACCATGGTATGCCAATTCGTGTATTTAATATGGGTAAACCTGGTGCATTAAAAGAAGTGGTAACAGGAACAGCAGAAGGCACTACGATTTCTTAA